The genomic window acatacatacatacgtacATACATTAAAAAATGCGAGTACTATACAGAAATCTAACGCGCATGCATTTGTTGGCGTTGACGTGGCCTGGGCATCACGGCGGCGGCAACAGCCTCGGTCCCACGTGGAGGCACGTCATAGACAGTCACACAGATGTAAATTGACGCCGGCCCGGCAACACGCAGCAAAGGGAAGGCCACACgatctcatcttcttcctcctctgccctccCTGCACCGGCAGTCAGTCAGTCGAGGCCTATAAAAAGGGAGGCAGAGTCTCCTCTCCTCTCATCATCACACCACAGCTGCTGAGTCCACAGCACAGTACAGCACCATTCTTCTCTTCCATTCTACTCAACGCAAAGTCCCTCGGGTACGTTTGCTTCCTTGCGTTGCGTTCGTCCCCCTCATACTCCTCCTCTTCCCCCTGATACTCTGCTCCGGCCAGATCTCCTCCACACCGCCGACTAACACACTGCACACCTCCATTTTCACAGATCACATCTCACTTTGCCTTGCTGCAAGATCCATGGCTCCCTCACAGGAAGTCACCGCCGCCACCAAGGAGCCGTCCACCAACGGCAACGGGACCAACGGAACCAACggcacggccgccgccgccccgaagaCCAAGACGCCGGCCCTCAACGAGCGGATCCTCTCCTCCATCACGCGCCGCTCGGTCGCCGCGCACCCGTGGCACGACCTGGAGATCGGCCCCGACGCGCCCACCATCTTCAACTGCGTGATCGAGATCCCCAAGGGGAGCAAGATCAAGTACGAGCTGGACAAGAAGACGGGGCTCATCAAGGTGGACCGGGTGCTCTACTCCTCCGTCGTCTACCCGCACAACTACGGCTTCATCCCGCGCACCCTCTGCGACGACGACGACCCCATCGACGTCCTCGTCATCATGCAGGAGCCCGTCGTCCCCGGGTGCTTCCTCCGGGCAAAGGCCATCGGACTCATGCCCATGATCGACCAGGGCGAGGCCGACGACAAGATCATCGCCGTCTGCGCCGACGACCCCGAGTAC from Triticum aestivum cultivar Chinese Spring chromosome 3B, IWGSC CS RefSeq v2.1, whole genome shotgun sequence includes these protein-coding regions:
- the LOC123072879 gene encoding soluble inorganic pyrophosphatase 1 produces the protein MAPSQEVTAATKEPSTNGNGTNGTNGTAAAAPKTKTPALNERILSSITRRSVAAHPWHDLEIGPDAPTIFNCVIEIPKGSKIKYELDKKTGLIKVDRVLYSSVVYPHNYGFIPRTLCDDDDPIDVLVIMQEPVVPGCFLRAKAIGLMPMIDQGEADDKIIAVCADDPEYRHFNDIKELPPHRLAEIRRFFEDYKKNENKEVAVNDFLPSEDAYEAIQHSMDLYATYIVEGLRR